From Phragmitibacter flavus, the proteins below share one genomic window:
- the mobF gene encoding MobF family relaxase: MLSPKTQYNLKNAKAYFEEHLCVGDYYSENQAVAGEWVGEGARSLGLSGVVHAQAFLALCENLDPRTGEKLTARRKNMRRVIHSDGSKSNVANRRVFFDFTISPPKSVSIVALISGDERVLESHDRAVRLAMQELEHFASTRVRLNEESSDRTTGNIVAAVFRHETSRALDPHLHSHCVVFNATFDAVEERWKALQNYEMLLARKYVENVYYHELGRDLRRFGYAIKNKARGDFEIEGVPESLLQTFGKRRREIDDQTRELLSKLPELTTRNLGEVREHIAHNKRAWKTHDVSSNMLREWWANQVGNQERDALSRLTKSASDDVAMDETAALRWAEDHLFDRKSLVREHELWSYALERGRGESFTLEQLQDATRKADYLRDKKNPKRLTTRPVLQREWDIVCISREEVNSHAPFVSSWNGHAALDAAQQRAARRILGSRDLVTLFRGGAGTGKSFTLRTVFDALREHGRVVQVLAPQRQQVQDLAQDGMIGSQTVSEFLTRQDMAKGTVVVIDEAGQIGAKQMLDLMTLVQRHRGRLILSGDTRQHGAVQASDALWAIEKFGRLRVAELNEIRRQDPALAHDEAERKWITEYKQAVKEAAEGKISRSFERLEDAGMIVECTLANQQERLAQDYLELTRAGQSALIVSPTWGEIHRVNDQVRCTLQAEGRIGRDEWNITALTADDLTDSQKRDARYYTEDSVVVVNQTVAGLSKGTAGKLVAMTRTGVVIEAAGRIRTIPHGKVGHLTVCKGRELALCKGDKIQLKANAMAVAGERVSNGELVGVKSVENNGSIHLEDGRVLPAAYRQLGRGYAVTSYASQGKTVDHVLFSDSSVKAAINDQQWYVTISRGRKGVRIFTTDKKALHQNVVRCGRRELALDIAPYLTLAALPDAIHPLPRKRDFLSWCINLGKRVRLLTSLLASQRQTPQVKLQTSLHD; the protein is encoded by the coding sequence ATGTTGTCCCCCAAGACTCAATACAACCTCAAGAATGCCAAAGCGTATTTTGAGGAACACTTGTGTGTGGGTGACTATTACAGCGAAAATCAAGCGGTCGCGGGCGAGTGGGTTGGTGAGGGAGCGCGTTCACTTGGCTTGTCTGGTGTGGTTCATGCCCAAGCATTTCTGGCGCTTTGTGAAAACCTTGATCCGCGCACGGGAGAGAAATTAACGGCTCGACGCAAGAACATGCGCAGAGTGATTCATTCCGACGGATCAAAGAGCAACGTTGCCAACCGCCGGGTGTTCTTTGATTTTACCATTTCACCCCCCAAGTCCGTTTCCATTGTGGCGCTGATATCTGGCGATGAGCGTGTGCTGGAGTCTCATGACCGGGCAGTGCGGCTCGCCATGCAGGAACTGGAACATTTTGCCTCCACTCGTGTGCGCCTCAATGAAGAGTCTTCTGACCGAACCACGGGGAATATTGTAGCGGCTGTGTTTCGGCATGAGACGTCACGTGCGCTCGACCCACATTTGCACAGCCATTGTGTCGTATTCAACGCCACCTTCGATGCCGTGGAGGAGCGATGGAAGGCGTTGCAGAATTACGAGATGCTTCTGGCCCGAAAGTATGTCGAAAACGTCTATTATCACGAATTGGGTCGCGATCTGAGGCGATTCGGATACGCTATCAAGAACAAGGCTCGTGGTGATTTCGAGATTGAAGGCGTGCCGGAGTCGTTGTTGCAGACATTTGGCAAACGTCGTCGCGAGATCGATGATCAAACACGCGAACTTCTCTCCAAATTACCGGAATTGACGACTCGTAATCTGGGGGAAGTGCGTGAACACATCGCCCACAACAAGCGTGCATGGAAAACGCATGACGTGAGTTCCAATATGTTGCGAGAATGGTGGGCGAATCAGGTGGGAAATCAGGAACGCGATGCGCTGTCCAGATTGACTAAGAGTGCATCCGACGATGTTGCGATGGATGAGACTGCCGCACTTCGTTGGGCGGAGGACCATCTTTTTGATCGAAAGTCTCTGGTGCGCGAACATGAATTGTGGAGTTACGCGCTGGAGCGAGGCCGAGGCGAATCATTTACACTTGAGCAACTCCAGGACGCGACGCGCAAGGCTGACTATCTTCGTGACAAAAAGAACCCCAAACGGCTGACAACACGTCCTGTCTTGCAACGTGAATGGGACATCGTTTGCATTTCCAGGGAAGAAGTAAATTCCCATGCGCCTTTCGTCTCGTCATGGAATGGTCATGCCGCCCTTGATGCTGCGCAACAACGTGCTGCCCGACGAATTTTGGGGTCGCGTGACTTGGTGACCTTGTTTCGCGGTGGCGCAGGCACCGGCAAGAGTTTCACTCTGAGGACCGTGTTTGACGCCTTGCGGGAGCACGGTCGCGTGGTTCAGGTGCTTGCCCCACAGCGCCAGCAGGTGCAAGACTTGGCGCAGGATGGCATGATTGGCAGCCAGACTGTCAGCGAATTCCTGACACGGCAGGATATGGCCAAGGGAACGGTCGTAGTCATTGATGAAGCCGGGCAAATTGGCGCAAAGCAGATGCTCGACTTGATGACGCTGGTGCAACGCCACCGTGGGCGGTTGATTCTCTCAGGTGATACGCGACAGCATGGCGCGGTGCAGGCGTCGGATGCGCTTTGGGCGATTGAGAAATTCGGACGACTGCGTGTGGCCGAACTCAACGAAATCAGGCGACAAGATCCCGCGCTTGCCCATGATGAAGCTGAGCGCAAGTGGATCACCGAATACAAGCAGGCCGTGAAGGAAGCGGCTGAGGGCAAAATTTCCCGTTCTTTTGAGAGGCTTGAGGACGCCGGGATGATTGTGGAATGCACACTGGCCAATCAGCAAGAAAGGCTTGCACAGGACTATCTGGAACTCACACGGGCAGGGCAGTCAGCCTTGATCGTGTCGCCCACTTGGGGCGAGATTCACCGGGTCAACGACCAAGTGCGCTGCACGCTCCAAGCTGAAGGACGAATTGGCCGGGATGAATGGAACATCACCGCATTGACGGCGGATGACCTGACGGACTCTCAAAAGCGGGATGCCCGTTATTACACAGAAGATTCAGTGGTAGTCGTCAACCAGACCGTGGCCGGGCTGAGCAAGGGAACTGCCGGCAAGCTGGTTGCCATGACGCGCACGGGCGTGGTCATTGAGGCGGCGGGCCGCATCCGCACCATTCCCCACGGCAAGGTGGGCCATCTCACCGTATGCAAGGGGCGGGAACTGGCCTTGTGCAAGGGGGACAAGATTCAACTCAAAGCAAACGCGATGGCGGTCGCGGGAGAGCGTGTTTCCAATGGCGAGCTTGTCGGTGTCAAAAGCGTGGAAAACAACGGGAGCATTCATCTTGAGGACGGGCGCGTCCTGCCAGCTGCATACCGCCAGTTGGGGCGCGGTTACGCCGTCACGTCCTATGCTTCCCAAGGGAAGACGGTGGATCATGTGTTGTTCTCTGACTCTTCCGTGAAAGCGGCCATCAACGACCAGCAATGGTATGTGACTATTTCACGCGGGCGCAAAGGCGTGCGCATCTTCACGACGGATAAAAAAGCGCTCCACCAGAACGTCGTTCGATGCGGACGCCGTGAACTGGCGTTGGACATCGCGCCCTATCTAACGCTCGCCGCGTTGCCCGATGCCATTCACCCGCTCCCTCGGAAGCGTGATTTTCTTTCCTGGTGCATCAACCTTGGAAAACGGGTTCGCCTTCTGACGTCACTCCTAGCCTCTCAGCGTCAAACCCCACAAGTTAAACTCCAAACCAGCCTCCATGATTAA
- a CDS encoding polysaccharide pyruvyl transferase family protein gives MSRLPSSSPRILIGICSCAAYKERRDAVRETWMTPEVPGIRPLFFIGGNANLIDEPDVVVVNASDEYAFLPSKVLAFFRHALLHEKFDWLFKCDDDTYVAMHRLAELAECDHDLVGNHHFLTTKHYASGGAGYMLSRRYVEILVNESQIPAKGSEDLLLTKAALAKGARAHPSKRLLWDGSNFPRPGNSVVTAHWLSPEKLRAIHTVMHSEPERCYTVRHCHWRDQLSLFGNGYYARNATGCLGRWEETESKFLQLRWFDWGTETVEVEGRCWQNNKMRLTPAETPRPLPAHVPSVIHALWFGTELPSWVRSNVDSWKVFHPSVQLQLWDDSRLEEALSSLTKEEREKFRELPQGVLQTTILRFSLLRQHGGIYADADMPCLASFLHLIPEKAQFGCGQKPSGGDECAFLFSVPGHPFLDWQIQKSFSFWESIPTSDRLSSSKEKVVWPFNAFDRRVPEFFGQASEMEILVDGEGQPWGQVSSNGLLRLHASRLHGERSAFAHHQYKGTWWPERAARNTRKSQDSKGNVAIPVIGIRGAGFVNKGAESMLKSVITELEQRLPCEFLVNESSPDFGGKVDLILDLSGFAYSSRVSWQHSAIASAREVQQRHQGVPWIFLSQTLGPFQGIEQKCRELFNGHLVCARDDVSYQHLQNLGGDFEHVTSPDVTWNFKGNHERGRQILVELQLNPDQPLIGIGPNMRAYERSSDYLPMLIRLVERLRPEAQLIALPHEFRNGGGKDDRYLCRQLGIPTIEDTHSAEELKGVISHFDLLVGSRFHALLAGLSMGIPVVALGWAHKYEALLGDIGLSEFSLSPQDSWEECVLRAWSQRELLSGVIEREADKKRNETTSFFDFLAGSIRSMSEPRWQSLGQPLKQGLKKNAVLPYFNFRRDVHRLEKGLALSASSDTPRIFGQDYLNNLLDFLGGHSPCDQVTLTWAVTVLDEYFAHFPESESLSDYRNVRPDIPSNKTSSLFANREREQSRIPLSVFCQLTRQRKSVRHFLPEKPDPEIIKQCFAAAMQAPTACNRQSFRFLYYTGKSALSIANIPFGAKGIHFPALMVLVARYDGYFDSRDIKCPIIDASLACMNFMLALECVELSSLPINFPELPSFNKEIRSLCALDDSEVVVMLLGIGRPDPDGFSPSSTRRPVEDILVFVE, from the coding sequence ATGAGTCGCCTGCCCTCCTCCTCGCCACGAATTCTCATAGGGATTTGCAGCTGTGCCGCATACAAGGAAAGGAGGGACGCTGTTCGCGAGACATGGATGACTCCTGAGGTGCCCGGCATCAGGCCGTTGTTTTTTATAGGAGGAAATGCCAATTTGATTGATGAACCAGATGTAGTGGTGGTGAACGCGTCTGATGAATACGCGTTCCTGCCAAGCAAAGTGCTGGCTTTTTTCCGACACGCTTTGCTTCATGAGAAATTTGATTGGTTGTTCAAATGCGACGATGACACTTATGTGGCTATGCACCGTCTAGCTGAACTTGCCGAATGTGATCACGATTTGGTTGGAAATCATCACTTTCTGACCACAAAACATTATGCCAGTGGTGGCGCTGGCTACATGCTATCGCGTCGTTATGTAGAAATCCTTGTCAATGAATCCCAGATTCCAGCCAAGGGAAGTGAAGATCTTCTTCTGACAAAGGCTGCCCTTGCCAAGGGAGCGCGAGCTCATCCCTCGAAACGTTTATTGTGGGATGGTTCAAATTTCCCCCGACCAGGTAACAGCGTTGTTACTGCTCATTGGCTTTCTCCAGAAAAATTGCGCGCCATTCACACCGTAATGCATTCTGAACCGGAACGCTGTTACACGGTAAGGCACTGTCACTGGCGTGATCAATTGAGCCTATTCGGCAACGGATACTATGCTAGGAATGCCACGGGTTGCCTCGGTCGTTGGGAAGAAACAGAATCAAAGTTTCTCCAACTACGATGGTTTGATTGGGGAACCGAGACAGTCGAGGTGGAGGGCAGGTGCTGGCAGAATAACAAAATGCGATTGACTCCGGCAGAGACACCCCGGCCACTTCCTGCGCATGTCCCATCAGTGATTCATGCCCTATGGTTTGGAACGGAACTACCGTCCTGGGTGCGCAGCAATGTCGATAGCTGGAAAGTGTTTCACCCCAGCGTCCAATTGCAGCTATGGGATGATTCTCGTTTGGAGGAAGCCCTAAGCAGTCTAACGAAGGAGGAAAGGGAAAAGTTTCGAGAGCTTCCACAGGGTGTATTACAAACGACGATTTTACGCTTCAGTCTCCTTCGTCAACATGGGGGAATATATGCGGATGCCGATATGCCGTGTCTAGCATCATTCCTCCACTTAATCCCGGAAAAAGCTCAGTTCGGCTGTGGACAGAAACCTTCGGGTGGCGATGAGTGTGCGTTTCTATTCTCAGTTCCAGGCCATCCATTTCTTGACTGGCAGATCCAAAAATCGTTTTCATTTTGGGAGAGTATCCCAACAAGTGATCGGCTTTCTTCATCGAAAGAGAAAGTTGTTTGGCCGTTTAATGCATTTGATCGGAGAGTGCCTGAATTCTTTGGCCAAGCATCTGAAATGGAAATTCTAGTAGATGGAGAAGGGCAACCTTGGGGTCAAGTCAGCTCTAATGGCTTACTCAGGTTACATGCCAGCCGTCTGCACGGGGAGAGAAGTGCTTTCGCCCATCATCAATATAAGGGGACTTGGTGGCCGGAGAGGGCAGCCAGAAATACTCGAAAATCTCAGGACTCGAAAGGGAATGTAGCGATTCCGGTTATTGGAATACGTGGTGCCGGTTTTGTCAACAAGGGCGCAGAATCCATGTTGAAGTCTGTCATCACGGAGCTGGAGCAGCGCCTTCCATGCGAGTTTCTGGTCAATGAGTCGTCCCCAGACTTCGGCGGGAAAGTAGATTTAATCTTGGATTTAAGCGGCTTCGCATACTCCAGTCGCGTCTCTTGGCAGCATTCCGCCATTGCCTCTGCCCGTGAGGTGCAACAAAGACATCAGGGAGTCCCATGGATATTTCTGTCTCAAACGTTAGGGCCTTTTCAAGGCATCGAACAGAAATGCCGTGAGTTGTTTAACGGTCACTTGGTTTGCGCTAGAGATGACGTGTCATATCAGCATCTGCAAAATCTGGGCGGTGATTTTGAACATGTCACCAGCCCTGATGTCACTTGGAATTTCAAGGGAAATCACGAAAGAGGACGACAAATCCTTGTCGAGCTGCAGTTGAACCCTGATCAACCATTGATCGGCATAGGCCCCAATATGAGGGCTTACGAGCGGTCATCCGATTACCTGCCTATGTTGATAAGGTTGGTCGAAAGACTCAGGCCTGAAGCACAATTGATTGCGCTGCCACACGAGTTCCGAAACGGTGGTGGCAAGGATGACCGATACCTATGCAGACAGTTGGGAATACCGACTATCGAGGATACTCATAGTGCTGAGGAATTGAAAGGTGTGATCTCGCATTTCGATCTACTGGTCGGATCTCGATTCCACGCCCTCCTCGCGGGGCTCTCAATGGGGATACCGGTTGTGGCGCTTGGCTGGGCGCACAAATACGAGGCCCTGCTAGGTGATATTGGACTTTCTGAATTTAGTTTATCACCTCAAGACTCATGGGAGGAGTGCGTATTGCGAGCCTGGAGTCAAAGGGAGCTTCTGTCTGGAGTGATAGAAAGAGAGGCTGATAAAAAAAGGAATGAGACAACAAGCTTTTTTGATTTTCTCGCAGGCTCTATCCGCAGCATGAGCGAACCCCGATGGCAATCCTTGGGACAGCCGCTCAAACAAGGGTTGAAGAAAAATGCCGTCTTGCCCTATTTCAACTTTAGACGTGATGTTCATCGGCTGGAAAAAGGACTAGCTTTAAGTGCAAGCAGCGATACGCCACGAATATTTGGACAAGACTATCTTAACAACCTACTTGATTTCCTGGGCGGTCATTCGCCATGTGATCAAGTAACGCTGACTTGGGCAGTCACCGTGCTCGACGAGTATTTTGCACACTTCCCAGAATCAGAGTCGCTGAGTGACTATCGAAATGTTCGCCCGGATATCCCATCAAACAAGACTTCTTCCTTATTTGCAAACCGCGAAAGGGAGCAATCCCGAATACCGCTCTCGGTATTTTGTCAATTAACACGCCAGCGCAAAAGCGTGAGGCACTTTTTGCCCGAAAAACCTGACCCGGAGATTATTAAGCAATGTTTCGCTGCTGCGATGCAGGCTCCTACTGCGTGTAATAGACAAAGTTTCAGGTTTCTTTACTACACTGGAAAATCGGCTCTCAGCATCGCAAACATTCCTTTCGGCGCCAAAGGCATCCATTTCCCCGCACTAATGGTGCTCGTTGCCCGATATGATGGGTATTTTGATTCTCGCGACATAAAGTGCCCTATTATCGACGCCTCCCTAGCGTGCATGAATTTTATGCTCGCGCTGGAGTGCGTAGAGTTGTCTTCACTACCTATAAACTTTCCAGAGTTGCCCTCATTCAACAAAGAGATCCGCAGTCTTTGCGCGCTGGATGATTCTGAGGTTGTGGTGATGCTGCTCGGAATTGGTCGGCCGGATCCCGACGGCTTTTCACCCTCCTCCACCAGGAGACCAGTTGAAGACATCCTTGTCTTTGTGGAGTAG